A window of the Rhizobium brockwellii genome harbors these coding sequences:
- a CDS encoding NAD-dependent epimerase/dehydratase family protein encodes MLILVTGATGKVGRRFIAGLLDDPRFSKARIRALCHNRLYEATDRVDVFQGSIADRDVVAKALDDVTHVVHLATCKETPEDIMDVTVKGLFWLLEEFRTSVTARQFILIGGDAGVGHFHYRHDGPITENARHCAYPGSYALSKVLEEVMLEQFGIQYGLNGCCLRAPWIMEKDDFKYSLSFGDDVFGGPDWKTLVPEDAARRYAAMGTVPLLLDADGRPLKRNFVHVDDLVSAILAAIDNPRAERQLFNICMDRPVDYAEVAAYLLRTRNLGSVDIPSRFHSNWMDNSKAKYLLDWQPNYDLEMLINAAWQYERSKEEPRIVWYPG; translated from the coding sequence ATGCTGATCCTTGTGACCGGTGCGACGGGCAAGGTCGGGCGGCGCTTCATTGCTGGGCTGCTTGACGATCCGAGATTTTCCAAAGCCCGTATTCGTGCGCTTTGTCATAATCGTTTGTACGAGGCGACCGACCGTGTCGATGTCTTCCAAGGCTCGATCGCCGATCGGGATGTCGTGGCAAAGGCGCTGGATGACGTTACCCATGTCGTGCATCTCGCCACATGCAAGGAAACGCCTGAAGACATCATGGATGTCACGGTCAAAGGTCTCTTTTGGCTGCTCGAGGAGTTCCGTACGAGCGTCACCGCACGCCAGTTCATCCTGATCGGCGGTGATGCGGGTGTGGGACATTTCCACTATCGCCACGACGGCCCGATCACCGAGAACGCCCGCCATTGTGCCTATCCGGGAAGCTATGCGCTCTCCAAAGTCCTGGAAGAGGTCATGCTGGAGCAGTTTGGCATTCAGTATGGCCTCAATGGCTGTTGTCTGCGCGCGCCCTGGATCATGGAAAAGGACGATTTCAAGTATTCGCTGTCTTTTGGAGACGACGTCTTTGGCGGTCCGGACTGGAAGACGCTCGTTCCGGAAGACGCGGCGCGGCGGTATGCGGCGATGGGTACGGTGCCGCTGCTGCTCGATGCTGACGGTCGTCCGCTGAAACGCAACTTCGTTCATGTCGACGACCTTGTATCGGCAATACTGGCAGCGATCGACAACCCGCGGGCGGAGCGGCAGCTCTTCAATATCTGCATGGATCGCCCCGTCGACTATGCTGAAGTCGCCGCCTATCTCTTGCGCACGCGCAATCTCGGCTCTGTCGACATACCAAGCCGCTTCCATTCCAATTGGATGGACAACAGCAAGGCGAAATACCTGCTGGATTGGCAGCCAAACTACGATCTCGAAATGCTTATCAACGCGGCCTGGCAATATGAGCGTTCGAAGGAGGAGCCTCGCATCGTCTGGTATCCGGGTTGA
- a CDS encoding ABC transporter permease, with amino-acid sequence MAITLDQTIGQKQRSWLATIMSGQTFWVLIAVILACIFLSLATDSFATAKNIYNITRNVTFVAIIALGMTLVIITGGIDLSVGSVLCLCSMVLAVVMHAGYSIEVGIAASIGTALLVGAFNGVLIAYLGFPPFVVTLGMLSIARSLAMVASNNTVVFEFGPDHDKLLALGGGAWVFGIANPVLYMVVLALITGFVLRWTKFGRYVFAIGGNEHAATLTGVPVPRIKVIVYMISALSAGVAGIIQTGWLGAVTTNIGAGMELQVIAAAVIGGANLAGGVGTAFGALVGAALIEIIRNSLGLLGINAFWQGCFIGGAIVLAVLFDRLRNLRQGE; translated from the coding sequence ATGGCGATTACACTTGACCAAACGATCGGACAGAAGCAACGGAGCTGGCTCGCAACGATCATGAGCGGCCAGACATTCTGGGTGCTGATTGCAGTCATTCTCGCCTGCATTTTTCTGTCGCTGGCGACGGACTCCTTTGCGACGGCGAAGAACATCTACAACATCACCCGCAACGTCACCTTCGTCGCAATTATCGCGCTGGGCATGACGCTGGTCATCATCACCGGCGGCATCGATTTGTCCGTTGGCTCCGTACTTTGCCTGTGCAGCATGGTGCTGGCGGTGGTCATGCACGCGGGCTATAGCATTGAAGTCGGCATCGCCGCCTCAATCGGTACTGCTCTGTTGGTCGGAGCTTTCAACGGCGTCTTGATTGCCTATCTCGGCTTCCCGCCTTTCGTCGTCACACTCGGCATGTTGTCGATTGCGCGCAGCCTTGCGATGGTTGCATCAAACAACACTGTCGTTTTTGAGTTCGGGCCTGATCACGACAAACTACTGGCTCTGGGTGGCGGCGCCTGGGTTTTTGGCATCGCCAATCCAGTGCTTTACATGGTCGTACTGGCACTCATTACCGGTTTCGTGCTGCGCTGGACCAAGTTCGGCCGCTATGTCTTTGCGATCGGCGGCAATGAGCACGCCGCGACACTGACGGGGGTTCCAGTGCCGAGGATCAAGGTCATCGTCTATATGATTTCTGCCCTCTCGGCGGGGGTTGCCGGCATCATTCAAACCGGCTGGCTCGGCGCCGTCACCACAAATATCGGCGCCGGGATGGAACTTCAGGTCATTGCCGCCGCGGTTATCGGCGGAGCCAATCTGGCCGGCGGCGTCGGCACCGCCTTTGGAGCCTTGGTCGGCGCCGCACTCATCGAAATCATCCGCAACAGTCTTGGCCTGCTTGGCATCAACGCGTTCTGGCAGGGCTGCTTTATCGGTGGGGCAATCGTGCTCGCCGTCCTTTTCGATCGACTTCGCAACTTGCGGCAGGGCGAGTAG
- a CDS encoding FadR/GntR family transcriptional regulator → MPDKKSGKPTAAVEVVMVDRSATTRRPNSPRMTGASVHVSLAGEIGLRIVRGDYPPGTILPNEAKWSEVFDVSRSAVREAIKMLMAKGLLSSRPKIGSWVEPKERWNLLDRDVLGWYAASPDRESFLRAVQELRHMIEPEATALAAERRTEEQMTAISQALHDMDQATSLQQRTESDARFHIAILRASGNDLLVPLGVLIESALNHLFAHVTREEDNLRYALKLHENIEKNIRLQRPNMARNAVRKALANTDDIIARWSR, encoded by the coding sequence ATGCCTGACAAAAAATCGGGAAAGCCAACGGCTGCGGTCGAAGTGGTGATGGTTGACCGCTCTGCCACCACAAGGCGCCCAAATTCTCCCCGCATGACTGGGGCGAGTGTTCATGTGTCTTTGGCAGGCGAGATCGGTCTGCGAATCGTGCGCGGCGACTATCCTCCGGGCACGATCCTGCCAAATGAGGCAAAGTGGTCGGAAGTCTTTGACGTCAGCCGATCGGCGGTGCGCGAAGCGATCAAGATGCTGATGGCCAAGGGCCTGCTTTCTTCCCGCCCGAAAATCGGCAGTTGGGTCGAACCCAAGGAACGTTGGAACCTGCTGGATCGAGATGTCTTGGGCTGGTATGCGGCATCTCCCGATCGTGAATCCTTTCTGAGGGCCGTGCAAGAACTCAGGCATATGATCGAGCCGGAAGCGACGGCACTTGCTGCGGAGCGCCGAACTGAGGAGCAGATGACCGCGATCAGTCAGGCCCTGCATGACATGGATCAGGCGACATCGCTCCAGCAGCGAACAGAATCCGATGCACGATTTCATATCGCGATCTTGCGCGCCTCGGGAAATGATCTGTTGGTGCCGCTCGGCGTCTTGATCGAATCGGCGCTGAACCACCTCTTCGCCCATGTCACGCGGGAGGAAGACAACTTGCGGTATGCACTGAAACTTCATGAAAATATTGAGAAAAACATTCGATTGCAGCGACCGAACATGGCGCGCAACGCAGTCCGCAAGGCGCTGGCAAATACCGACGACATCATAGCCCGGTGGTCACGATAG
- a CDS encoding substrate-binding domain-containing protein, with protein sequence MRKALLLTVAVLALTAGQALAKKQLVIVVKGLDNPFFEAINQGCQKWNKENPTAEYECFYTGPASTSDEAGEAQIVQDMLGKADTAAIAISPSNAKLIAQTLKTANPTVPVMTLDADLAAEDAALRKTYLGTDNYLMGARIGEYIKKGKPKGGKICTIEGNPGADNILRRAQGMRDTLTGQKGLTALKGEGGWTEVAGCPVFTNDDGAKGVQAMTDILAANPDLDAFGIMGGWPLFGAPQPYRDLFKPMADKIASNDFVIGAADTIGDEVAIAKEGLVTALVGQRPFEMGYKAPSVMMDLIAGKPVEDPVFTGLDECTKDTVDTCIQK encoded by the coding sequence ATGAGGAAGGCATTACTACTTACAGTCGCAGTTTTAGCACTGACCGCCGGGCAGGCCTTGGCCAAGAAGCAACTCGTCATCGTCGTCAAAGGCCTCGACAATCCGTTCTTCGAAGCAATCAATCAAGGTTGCCAGAAATGGAACAAGGAGAACCCCACGGCGGAATACGAATGCTTCTACACCGGTCCCGCATCGACATCCGATGAAGCCGGCGAAGCGCAGATCGTTCAGGATATGTTGGGCAAGGCGGACACGGCTGCAATCGCAATCTCGCCGTCAAATGCAAAGCTGATCGCCCAGACCTTGAAGACGGCCAATCCGACGGTTCCGGTGATGACGCTCGATGCCGATCTTGCCGCCGAGGATGCAGCGTTGCGCAAGACCTATCTCGGCACCGACAACTATCTGATGGGCGCCCGCATCGGCGAATACATCAAGAAGGGCAAGCCGAAGGGCGGCAAGATCTGCACGATCGAAGGCAATCCGGGAGCGGACAATATTCTACGCCGCGCACAAGGAATGCGCGACACGCTTACTGGCCAGAAAGGCTTGACCGCGCTGAAAGGCGAGGGTGGCTGGACCGAGGTCGCCGGCTGCCCGGTGTTCACCAATGACGACGGTGCCAAGGGCGTTCAGGCAATGACCGATATCCTCGCGGCCAATCCCGACTTGGACGCATTCGGCATTATGGGTGGCTGGCCATTGTTCGGCGCACCGCAACCCTATCGCGACCTGTTCAAGCCGATGGCCGACAAGATCGCCAGCAACGATTTCGTCATTGGTGCCGCCGACACGATCGGCGACGAGGTCGCCATTGCGAAGGAAGGATTGGTGACGGCGCTCGTCGGCCAGCGGCCATTCGAGATGGGCTACAAGGCACCGTCGGTGATGATGGATCTGATTGCCGGCAAGCCGGTTGAAGATCCGGTCTTCACCGGGCTCGATGAGTGCACGAAGGATACAGTCGACACCTGCATTCAAAAGTAG
- a CDS encoding ATP-binding cassette domain-containing protein — translation MAVLELINISKHFGAIQAVNDVSFSLEAGQVVGLMGDNGAGKSTLVKMIAGNFRPSHGTMRLDGADLVLHRPKEARQHGIEIVHQDLALCNNLTAAANVFLGRELRRGVWPLRILDHKSMYKRAGEIFRELKSETRARDLVKQMSGGQRQAVAIGRTMLSEAKIVLMDEPTAAISVRQVAEVLNLIRQLRDRGIVVVLISHRMPDVFSVADRVIVMRRGRKVADKQIAASSPEEVTGLITGAIEQV, via the coding sequence GTGGCGGTTCTTGAGCTCATCAATATTTCCAAACATTTCGGCGCCATCCAGGCAGTCAACGATGTTTCGTTTTCACTCGAAGCGGGGCAGGTTGTCGGCCTGATGGGCGACAACGGGGCTGGCAAGTCCACCCTGGTGAAGATGATTGCCGGCAACTTCCGGCCGAGCCATGGAACCATGCGGCTCGACGGCGCCGATCTCGTGCTTCATCGGCCAAAGGAAGCACGCCAGCATGGCATTGAGATCGTTCACCAGGATTTGGCGCTCTGCAACAATCTGACGGCGGCAGCGAACGTGTTCCTCGGACGAGAATTGCGCCGCGGCGTATGGCCTCTTCGCATCCTCGATCACAAGAGCATGTACAAGCGCGCCGGCGAGATATTTCGCGAGCTTAAATCCGAGACGCGGGCGCGCGATCTCGTCAAGCAAATGTCAGGTGGCCAGCGCCAAGCGGTCGCGATCGGCCGCACGATGCTGTCGGAAGCGAAAATCGTATTGATGGACGAACCGACCGCAGCCATTTCCGTGCGCCAGGTGGCTGAGGTTCTGAATCTGATCCGCCAGTTGCGGGACCGGGGCATTGTCGTTGTCCTGATCAGCCACCGCATGCCCGACGTCTTTTCGGTCGCCGACCGCGTGATCGTGATGCGGCGAGGCAGAAAAGTAGCCGACAAGCAGATTGCGGCAAGTTCGCCGGAGGAAGTAACGGGACTGATCACCGGCGCCATCGAACAGGTGTGA